A region of the Chitinispirillum alkaliphilum genome:
GTCACACCGTTTTGAATTTTCTTATACCCAGTGCCTGTTTCAGATCTGCTGATGACGTAAACATTATGCCCATTAGATGCAAAAATTTCTGAAATGTACTTAACATAAGTTCCTATGCCACCATATCCGGTTTCAGGTGGGTATTCACTTGAGATATAAAGTATATGCATCTGTTTGTTACTTTTTTCTGTTCATGACTGATTGGAAATATGATAAATATTCTGATACAATATTTTTAGAAGAATGAGATTTTCTGACATATCTGTAGCCATTGTTCCCTAATCTCTCAGCAAGTTTTCTGTCTGACACGATCCGTTTTATATGGTCCACAAGAATATGTGCAGAGGAAAGAGGGAAAAGTAACCCATTTACCTCATGCTTTATGAATTCTTTTATACCAGTTGCATCAGAGCCAATTATCGGTAAACCGGCAGCCATTGCTTCAAGAAGTATATTGGGACAGTTATCGAACAGTGAGGGTATAATTAGTGCGTAAGATTCTGTATACAAATCAAACAACTCTTCCCTTTTAATATGTCCGAGAAATTTTACCCTACTCTTTTCTTCATCAGATAGTATGTTTTCGATTTTAATTTTGTAGTTAATATCGTTATGACAGGTCGTTTCTCCTGCAAATGTTAAGCGTATGTTTGAGTCGCATCTGAGGATCTGCTTAATACACTTTACAATTATGCCAGCTCCTTTTCGATGTTCCAGCCGACCTGCAAACAGCAGATTGAATTCGTTTTTATTTATATCGGACTTTCTCTGCTGAGTTATATCTATCGGAGTTTTTATGATCTTAATTTTACCTTCTGATAGTTTGTATCTGTTTTTAAGCCAGAGCATGATCGAGTCCATAAAACAAACGTATGCATCAGCCCTTTTAATTGCTTTGGCTTCAAATCTGTAAAGCTTCTGACGGGTGTTGTCAGTTGTGTCTGTGTTAACCTCATCCACCAATTCGGAAGGCATACAGAAAATCACTACAACCGGAAAAGGGAGAGGCTTATATAATTGATGGGCCATCCCTCCGTACTCAGGCACAAGTACTATGTCAAGCTCTCCTTTGGCGTATAGATCAATCAGT
Encoded here:
- a CDS encoding Glycosyl transferase, group 1, which translates into the protein MKIALVNSEYPNCNGAHGGIASLNYTLANSFAKNGNHVTLLLRKGTVPGKLLPSIQTVHYEYEAPSFPKKVTDLFRNGAIAWECGHARQIRHILIDLYAKGELDIVLVPEYGGMAHQLYKPLPFPVVVIFCMPSELVDEVNTDTTDNTRQKLYRFEAKAIKRADAYVCFMDSIMLWLKNRYKLSEGKIKIIKTPIDITQQRKSDINKNEFNLLFAGRLEHRKGAGIIVKCIKQILRCDSNIRLTFAGETTCHNDINYKIKIENILSDEEKSRVKFLGHIKREELFDLYTESYALIIPSLFDNCPNILLEAMAAGLPIIGSDATGIKEFIKHEVNGLLFPLSSAHILVDHIKRIVSDRKLAERLGNNGYRYVRKSHSSKNIVSEYLSYFQSVMNRKK